AGGTAGAGGAAGCGCTCGTCGGGCGGACCCTCGGGCACGGTGACCGGGCCGAACTGCGCCTGCGGCACCCTGAGGTACTCCGCCTGGCCGCCGGGCACCTGGCCGTACAGCTTGGTGTAGCCGAACAGGGCGGCTCCCGTGCCGTGCTCGCGCACCTGGGTGGTCTCGCACTGCGCGTACAGCTCCATGCGGCACAGGTGGCAGTGGCCGCAGGAGATGTTGAACGGGATCACCACCCGCTCTCCGGGCCTGATCTGGGTGACCTCCGCGCCCACCTCCTCCACCACGCCGATCGTCTCGTGGCCGAGAATGTCCCCCTCGCTCATGAACGGGCCGAGCACCTCGTACAGGTGCAGGTCGGAGCCGCAGATGGCGGCCGTGGTGACCTTGATGACGGCGTCCGTCGGTTCCTTGATCGCCGGGTCGGGGACCTCCTCGACCCGGACGTCACGCTTGCCGTGCCAGGTGAGTGCTTTCATGCCGATGTCGCCTACCCACGGGACACCGCCGAAACGGCGGCCGGCCCGACGCCCGCTCCTACCGGTGCTCCACCAGGACGGCGTGCTGGTCGGTACCGGTCCTGCCGTCGGGATCGGCGTGCACCGTCGCGGCACGCAGCCGGGGCAACTCGTGGATGAGCCGGTGCTCGGCCTCCACCGCGACGGCGTGCGCCTCCACCAGCGTCAGCGTGTGGCTCACGACGATGTCCACCTCCGCGCGCAGCGCGTGGCCGATCCAGCGCAGCCGCACCGATCCGGCCCGCCGCACGCCGGGCACCGAGTCGAGGATGTCCTCGGCCCGCTGCACCAGGCCGGGGTCGACCGCGTCCATCAGCCGGTGGTAGATCTCCCGCGCCGCGTCGCGCAGCACGAACAGGATCGCGACCGTGATCAGCAGGCCGATGACCGGGTCGGCGACGGGGAAGCCGAGCGCGGCGCCGCCCGCGCCGAGCAGCACGGCGAGCGAGGTGAAGCCGTCGGTGCGGGCGTGCAGGCCGTCGGCCACCAGGGCGGCCGAGCCGATCTCGCGCCCCACCCTGATCCTGTAGCGGGCGACCCACTCGTTGCCGAGGAAGCCGATCGCCCCTGCGGCGGCGACCCAGCCCAGCGCCCGCACGTCCTGCGGGTCGAGCAGGCGCCTGACGGCCTCGTAGCCCGCCAGCCCCGCCGAGGCGGCGATGAGCAGCACGATGACGATCCCGGCGAGGTCCTCGGCCCTGCCGTACCCGTAGGTGAAGCGACGCGTGGCCGCGCGCCGTCCCAGCGTGAAGGCGATGGCCAGCGGGACCGCGGTCAGCGCGTCGGCGAAGTTGTGCAGGGTGTCGCCCAGCAGCGCCACCGAGCCGGAGCGGGCCACGACGACGGCCTGGACGGTCGCGGTGGCCATGAGGATGGCGAAGGAGACGCCCAGCACCCGCATGCCGCGGTCGCTGGACTCCAGCGCCTGGTCGGACCGGTCCGCGCTGTCGTGGCCGTGCGGGGTCAAGACGTGCCCCAGCCGGGACAGCATCCGCCTGACGCCCCCGGCCCCGCGCCCCTGTCCGTGCTCCTGTTCGTGCCGCTGTCCACTATGTCCGTGCCCGTGCTCCTGTCCGTGACCGTGTCCGTTCGCGGGCGGGAGATCAGACATGCGTTCACCTCTTCGAGCGCCTCAGGCGTCCTTCCGCAACGACATGGCCAGCACCGAGCCGAACACCACGTGGCCCGCCGCCATCACCAGCGGCCGCCCCGGCTCGTCGCGATGGACAGGCGGCAACGCCGCCATCGCCGGCACCCAGCCCTCGTAGCTGGCCAGCCAGATCGCCAGGCCGTAGGCCACCCCGAGGGGGACGGGCACGCCGCGCCCGCGGGTCACGAGCCCGAGCAACGCCCCCGCGCCTGCCCCGAACGCGTAGTGCCCCAGCACGGCCAGCTGCCTCTCGCCGGGCTTCGGCAGCCGCGGATGGCCGGGCAGCAACCCGCGGACGATGCGCTTGGGCGGCTGGTCGCGCATCAGCCCCGCCCGTTCACCGGCGAGCATGACCGCGCTCATCACCGTGGTGGCCTTCGCTCCCGCGAGCGCTCCCTTGACCAGGTGCCCCATCATGGAAGCCGACTGCCCCGAGCAGGTCAGCGGAAACGGGGCAGCTCCCTGGCGTACAGCCAGGAGGACAGCAGCGGCTCCAGCGCGGCGGGCGCGTGCGCGAGGAAGGCGGCGGTCGAGACGGTCCCGTGCCGGTGCGCGGCCGTCCACGCCCTCACCATCGAGAAGAACGCCGCGTCGCCCATCTCCGTGCGCAGCCGGTGCAGGGTGAGCGCCCCCCTCTTGTAGACGCGGTCGTCGAAGAGCAGGGCGGGGCCGGGGTCGGCGAGCGTGAAGTCCTGCGGCATCGCCGACAGCCGCTGGTGCCAGCGCCCGGCCAGCTCGGCCGCGCTCTCCCCGCCCGACGCCTCCGACCAGATCCACTCGGCGTAGGCGGCGAAGCCCTCGTGCAGCCAGATGTCGCTCCAGCGGGCCAGGGTGAGGCTGTTGCCGAACCACTGGTGGGCCAGCTCGTGCGCGACCAGCCGTTCGAAGCCGCGCCGCCCGTCGACGTGGTTGCGCCCGAAGATCGACAACCCCTGCGCCTCGATCGGGATCTCCAGATCGTCGTCGGCGACCACCGCGGTGTACCCGGAGAAGGGATAGGCGCCGAACCGGTCGGTGAACAGCGCCATCATCT
This window of the Nonomuraea africana genome carries:
- a CDS encoding cation diffusion facilitator family transporter — its product is MLSRLGHVLTPHGHDSADRSDQALESSDRGMRVLGVSFAILMATATVQAVVVARSGSVALLGDTLHNFADALTAVPLAIAFTLGRRAATRRFTYGYGRAEDLAGIVIVLLIAASAGLAGYEAVRRLLDPQDVRALGWVAAAGAIGFLGNEWVARYRIRVGREIGSAALVADGLHARTDGFTSLAVLLGAGGAALGFPVADPVIGLLITVAILFVLRDAAREIYHRLMDAVDPGLVQRAEDILDSVPGVRRAGSVRLRWIGHALRAEVDIVVSHTLTLVEAHAVAVEAEHRLIHELPRLRAATVHADPDGRTGTDQHAVLVEHR